DNA sequence from the Parachlamydia acanthamoebae genome:
TTTAAAAAAAGCCGGGGAATCCGCATTGGACCATCTGCGCATCTGACCGTCACATTGTTAAAGATAAAATGCACGGCGTCATGTTTTAAATGTCTACACTCCTCCCAAACCTTTGCAGCACATACCAACGCAGGAGTATATTCCACTGAATGCTTTAAGATTCGGTCAAATATCTCTGATAGAGTCGCATAAACATTTATGCGAGTCCCCAACTTTTCTTTTTGGGCCACATAATGATAATCATAAAGAAAAAGCAAATGATTTTGCGCTTTAATCATATCCACAAACGTAAATCCTTGACTATTTTTGATAAATGGATTCGCCCCTGCTTTCAATAACTCCAAAGAAAAGTACCACAGATTTCCACCCGTTCGATGCAAAAGTGTATTGCCTTGATGATCACATTCATTCAATATTCTATTTCGGAATGCCGAAAAAAGTGACGTTTTATCCACTTGCTTCATGCAATCCAAGATCATTTTAAATTCGGAAAAATTTCTGGTATGGATCGCCCTCTGCAATAAATTTTGATGGCTGGGTCCTCTTTCCAAAGCCAAGCTCTCATCTACTAATAAGTCCAAAAAGCCAGAGAAAGAGGCTGTTTTGCGTATTTCAGGTAGTAAAGGTCGAATATCTTTATCTCCAGCAAAAAGGGCTTCAAGCACGGTTAAAAACCCTTGTAGATCGATCTGATCTAAAATCATTTCTTCTTCATTTGAACCAAGCTTACGAAAAAGCGCGCTTTTTTCTTGAAACACCTTCACAAAAAGCATGGGAATGGATATCGATCCATCGGGACATTTAACGACAATTTTTTTTAAGAGAAGTTGATGCACATTCTCTTTCGTTTTAATTGACTTATCCCATATGAGTGCCGCGCACATCTTACTGGGAAGATGCCTATTGGGATATCTTAAAATTTGTTCACACATCGTAGAAAAGGTTTCAGCAATTTGTGCAAGTTGACCATTTTTTTCATAAAGGTAGTAAAAAAATAAAAAGTCATTTCTCGATTTAGCCAACTCCTCAACACTACAATTTGAGTAATCCTTGATGGATGGGTTGACTCCAGCCACGTAAAATAGCCGGGCAAACGAAGCGGAGTTTTCAAATGCATATCGAAAAGGTGTAAACCCAAAAGAGTCTGGTGTATTCAATGCATCGGCTAAACTCGTAAAAAAACATAAATCCACAACTTGCATGAATAAAATTTGACAAAACTGAAAGTCCCCGATTAAAGCTGCATGATGAAATATGTTTCTTCCCTCTTTATCTTGCTCGGTTATCAAAATCGTACTGTCTGACAAGATCTCATATAATAAAGAGAGATTTCTAGATTTAATGGCTTCTATTAAAGCCAAAAAACCTTTGGGATGCGTACAAAACGGACAAATGCTGGAAATTCTTTGAGTGATTGACAGGAGGCCATTTATTCCTTTTGTAAGATTATTAAGAACACTTATGCTAGGATCAATTCCCACCCGCTCTTTCTCTAATTCTGACATCGAATAACCAAATATGTGTTGCTGCACACATTTTTTTTCTGGTAATTCAGGAGTTTTTCTTTTAACACCTCTTTGTTCTGGGTAGAGGTTTAGATTGCAATGCCAAGTGGAATAGTCGTTGTCGTATAAATTATTTCTTGTACAGTCCATATATTTTGCCTAGTTAAAATTATTGCAAATCATTTAACAGAATGATGTCGATAAACAATACATTGTTAATCTTAGCAAAATGAATCCATAAAATGGATTTTTAATAAACTAAAAAACAACTATACAAGAAATTGTTGTACACGTAATAAAAAACAAACTAATTTATTTCCCATATAGTTAAAAAGCAAAATCCCTTTTCCTGTCAAAGAGAAGAAAAAGGGATTTCACTAATAAAATCTATTTGTTTTTAGGTCTTTTGGGATTTGTTATAATAATTTTAAAATGCTCGATTTTTTTCAATTCTCTCAGTGTTTGTGCACTAATAAAGCAATCGATAAATTCAAGTTTATTTAATCCATTTGGAATCTCCTGTAACCGTAAAAGATTAAGAAAAGAAGAATCCAATTTTACACTTGTCCCATAAAATGTGAGGTTCTTCAGAGCTTTAATTTTGCAAATGGCCCTGAATTTGCGTGTTGTAAGCAATCCTTCATCAAAATCCAAGTGAGTTAAAGCAGGATGGTCTAAATATCTCGCAAGAGAATGAATGAGCTCCTCTGTGTGGCCATGCTTAAAATTAATTTTTACCATTGATAAATTTAGATGATCTCCTACCTGGAATCGGAATCTTTGAATACTCATCAATTGATCAAAAATCTCTAAATGTTGTAGGCTTACAAAAGAGAATATTTTAAGATTAGGCAATAACTCCCCCGTTCTTAACTTTTCAATGGCAGAATTACTGAGTTGAATTTCACAATCAACAAAATTTAGCTCAGAAAGGGTTGGTATCTTATTTAATTCCTCAAGAACGTTATCTGTTAAGTATCCACCAGAAAAATCGAGATTTCTAATAGGTACTTCCCGCATTAATTCGATACTACTTTGAAATCTAGAAAAATCCTCTTTAAAATGTTTATTCAACAAAGAGCAATTAGATCTTTTTTCAATAAACTCCAGAATCACAGCCTTAATTTGGTCGAGTTGCAAGGCATCTGCAAATCGATGAATTTCCGCGATATTGGCAAATGCCTCAGGCTTTGTCAATTCATCACTTGAAAAATACTCCTCGCAGGCCATTTTAAGAAAGCTACATGAACCTTTAATTAACTCACGCAGTTGCAAATAATCTATGATGCTGATGATTTCAAGCGCATTATCAAACTCTCTAAAACAATTATCTTCAGCAAATAATAACTTTATAATCATTTCGAAATTTTGCACTTTCATGCAGGACAAGGAAATGCTGTCTGGATGAACGTTTTCTTTAAAATTCCCCTCTAAAAGCCCTCTAAAATAGGGAGATTTTTCTCTTAAAGCTTCTACAATAATCTTAGGGATAACAAATGGACCATCTGTGCAACTAAACGTATAGTTTGCAAATAATGTTTTTGCTGCATTTTTTGGATCTCCAGATAACTTCATCCACGCGTTTGCCATACCAGCATGTCCTGGAGAATACTTTTCAGGCGCTTTAGCAATTGACTCTAAAATTTCTATAAGAGTTTCTCTGGTCTGTTTTTTTTCTTGTTTAGATAATTGGATATAATTTCGACATATAGCTAAAATATTTTTATTTAATTCGACATTTCGTCCTTTATAAGTATCTGCGCCGATACTAATATAAAGTGCTGCCAGTTGATCTGAAGATTTCATCGCATATTCAAGCGGTCGAAGACCATGAACATCGGGCTTATTCAAAGCCTTCAAACGACGTTCATGAAAAAATGTTGTAGGATTTTCCAGACAACCTAAAAAGCTTTTACAGGCTCGTACATCATTGTTAATAGCCGCTACATGAAAAATGTTTCTGCCATTATCAGCTTTTTCAAATTGGAGAAGCTCATCCATTAATAGCTCATATAAAATGGGTGGTGAACCTAATTGCTTCAACATAAGATGACTATTTAAGGCAACGAAAGTTTTTCCACTAAACAAACTTTCGATAACTTTTTTGAAACTTTCTAAGTCAATGTCACTTAAGGGATATCCCTCTCCAAAAGACTTTAAAAATGCGGGAGATTTATGTTTTAGAACTTCGACGAAAATTTTTGGAATCACAGCTTCTCCGTCATTACATCCGATCGTCACATCCTGGAATAAGGTTCTTAATCCATTATGTTTATCCTTGAAAGCCTCCCAAATCCATGCTAAACATAAAATCGCTGGGGGCACAGTTTCTTCTGGAGACTCCCTTAGATCAGCAAGAATGTTATTCACATAAACTTCCATTTCATCTAAAAAGTCATCTTTAGATTCTAAAAGATGTTTATAATACATACTTAGAAAAATAAAGTTATACTGGTCTCCAGCGACTTGAAGGAGAGAGGAATTTGTCATCTTGTATCGAGGGTCAGCCCCTGCCTTCAAAAGAGGAACCACAAAAGCGGGATCATTTTCTGCATAGTGTAAAGGGGTTTTTTCAGAATGATCAAAAATATTCAAAGCTGCGCGCCTACACTTCCCAAAAAAATCTTGAGGATCCGCTCGATTAATGTGTTCTAGAATTTTAAGGAAGCCATTTAAATTCTTTGCTATGACAAATCGATGTAAAATATTTTTCCCTTCTTGATCTCGTATTAATTGCTCATCGAACAGCAAATCAATAAAAACCCCGTTTACCATCTTGTGTACAAGTTGATGAATCATCAATCGGCTATTGGCTTTAGGAGCAAAGAGAATTTCCAGCAGCATTTCGAAGCTTTCAGTGTCGATTTTATCAAAAACAATGGGTTCTCGATTATTTCCTGCGCCATGACCTTTTACTATCCCACTTTCTAAAACCTCTTTATCATCACATGCATCTCTAAATTTTTGGGATTTCATTTTGAGAACATCAACAAAAATCTGAGGAATTTTGACTAAACCATCAGAGCACACAATTAAAACCGGAGAGAATAAGGAATGCAAGGCACCCAAACCATATTGACCATGCATGTTCCATATGTAAGCAAGGCTACGCAAAGCTGGAGAGCTTTGAGGCGAGGCTAGAAGTCGTTGAGATAATTGACCCATATGTTGGCTGATTATCCAATAATTGTTCTCATTGTTGGAAATGGCATAGAGGTGATAATAAAATAAAGCATGGCCCAACTCACTATTTCGACTTAAAACACTCACCCCTCTTCCGTTCATAATTTCAGGATTCGCACCACTTTGTAGAAAACAGTAAGTCAATCGGCTGGAAAGTAAATTGGCAAAGGAAAGCGGTGTATTGCCAAAGATATCCTGACCATTTAATAGGTCACTTCTCCAGTCATATGACACATAATGTGAAGCAAATTTGTAAAGAATGTTGAATATTTCAACACTTCCAGACATGGCAGCAATGTGAAAAATATTTTTATTTTGGGTGTCGCGATTTCGAAACAAAAATTTTCCATCGCCGGCCAATGAGTTTATAAGAGCCTCGGTATCTTTTCTTCTAATTGCGTCAAATAAAGGATTGACTGGAATCGATTGAATTGCTGTTCCCTGTATAAAAGTCATGCGTGGATCAATTTCTTGATCAGAAGACATTGCAGTCACACGTTCATTCAGTGCCGGCGATTCAGGTCTTGGTTTTTTCTCAGCAGAGGTTTCAAATACTTGAGAAGCAGTCTCTTTTCGTTTGCCAGTCGCACTTATCGAACTAGACGATGAACTAGACGATGAACTAGAAACAGGATTAAAATCACTTGGTTGCATAAATTACCTCTTTAATTAAAATAATGATTCAATTTTACGCGCAATAAAATATTAAATCAATAATTTTAGTTAAATTAATTAATTTCATAAAAAACAAACTAAACAAGATCAAATGAAATCATAATAAAGCAGAGATTTTAACTTAGATCGAATTCATTTTTATTTTACTATCTTTTTAATAAGCATTTTTTGATTAGAAAATTAAAAATGTAAATAAATAGAAAGTAGATTATCGATTTCAAATTTTTTTATGGGATAGGAGGGGACTTAGGACAGAATCGAATGTCGCGAAAGGATAAAAAAAATCCCTGAGATAATCCCAGGGATTTTTTTTACGAGCTCAGTTGAAAATCGTCATTAGACTTTGCGATATCCCGCTTGATCTTTCTGCTGCTGGGCAAGTTCTCTATTATGGAAATAGAGCATGACTGGTCCTGCAATGAACAGAGAAGAGAGCGTTCCAACGACCACACCAACCGTCATAACGAGTGAGAACCCGAAAATGGATGGTCCACCTAACAAGACTAAAGCCAGTAGAACAAGCAGAGTTGTTCCAGAAGTCATGATAGTACGACTTAATGTCACGTTGATCGAATGGTTTAAAATCTCGCTGAAAGACATCTTACGATAAACTTTCACATCTTCACGAATACGGTCAAAGACAATAATCGTATCATTCAAGGAATATCCAATAATTGTCATGATTGCTCCCACAACTTCTAGATCGATCTGCACAGGGAAACCTAGCTTATGGAACAAGGCAATGATTCCCAACGTAATGATCACGTCGTGTGCTAGAGCAATCACGGCTCCAATTGCATATTTGAATTCAAAACGAAGCGTAATGTAAGCCAAAATGCATGCTAGAGCAATCGCCAAGCCTATCAAGGCATTATCGCGCATCGCTTCAGAAAGTTGACCACTCATGACAGTCCAATTTCTATTCAGACTTTCTAGCTGATCTTTTGGGATCTGTACACCGTTTTCCTGAAGAGCATTGACCAACCAGACAATACGAGGATTGGACTGATATTCATAAGGAGCCCCTTCTACATTGGAAACTTCAGGAAGTTGATAGAAAGGATGTCCTTTCTCTTCCATTCCCATTCCCATTTGAATTCTCAATTGGTTTGGTTTGCTCAGCTCTTGCACTTGCACGTCTGTCGTACTTGCACCGGCTGCCAATAAACTGTTCATCACATCTTGACGATAGGAAGGATGCTCGGCTTGCTCTTGAACTTCCACGTTTAATGAATATCCACCTGTGAAATCCATTCCAAAAATGGTATTTTTTTGTGAGATAAACAAATAGCTTCCAACCAGCATAACAATCGCTGAAATGATGAAGGCTTTCTTCGCTTGGCCAATAAAGTCAAAGTGTGTCTTACCAATAAATTCGCACATAGTGAGCGATTTGTTATTAGGATTTTTGACCCATCCAGCAAAGAAATAACGTGTCATAAACAAAGCTGTGAACATCGAAGAGAGAATTCCAATGATCAAGGTGACAGCAAAGCCTTTAATCGGTCCTGAATCAAACTGAATCAGAACTAATGCAGCAATAATCGTGGTGACGTTAGAGTCCACAATCGCACTAAACGCTTTGCGATATCCCGCTTGAATTGCAGAAGCAATACGTCCTGAAATTTTGAACTCTTCACGAACCCTTTCAAATACCAACACGTTGGCATCAACTGCCATACCAATTGTCAAGACGATACCTGCAATTCCTGGCAGTGTTAAGGCGGCATCGAGATTTTGTAGGACACCCCACATGATCAGGATGTTTAGCAATACAGCACAAGAAGCAACAAGACCCGCAAATCGGTAGTAGCTAATCATCGCAATCACAACAAGCGCCAGAGCAACTAATGAAGCTCCAATTCCACGAGCACGTTCTTGTGTTCCCAATTCAGCACTGACGTTTTGTTCAGAAAGAATATGCGGTGTAAAGCTCAACGAACCTGCTTTAAGATCAGCTGCTAGTTGGTTAATTTCACGCTGTGAAAAACGACCACTAATTGTCGCACCATCTCTTAGAGCCGCACGTAGGGCTGGCTGGCTGATGACTTTTTGGTTAAGAATCACCGCCATTCTCCATCCTCTTCCATGAGAGTAGTTTTCTTTTGGAGTTCCGAGAATCTTATCTTCTGCAAACTGAGAGGTCCAAGCATAGAAATTATCGCGTGGATTTCCGACGACTTTATTTCCATCATAAGAGCCTTTCACAGCGAAATTCAGAATGTTCCCTTGTGTTGGATCATATCCGACTTGAACATTTGTCAAGCTAGATCCTTCCAGTGCATAGTTACGGAAAACGATGAGCAATGGTGTGGATTGTCCTTCCCACTCAGAGTAATCATCTCCGCGCATAATTGCAACCGCTGACAGTGTATCATTAAATGCATTGCCTGTTGTCGCATCATCTGGTGAAGGAATACGCAAGCCATTGTCGTAAAGAACACGCGCTGCTTCACTGCGAGGGTACGTTTGCTGGTCATCACCACCTAAATGTCTCCACGCAATTTCATTTACACCTTGCACATCTTTACGGTTTGTGACCGCGGCTTCATTCCATACCCCTTGTAAGAACTGGTTAACAGAATCTTTTAGAGTTGGGTTGTTTGGTGTAAATTTTTCATTCACAATGTGGAAATACATCGCAGATGCTTGAACAAGTTCAGAGGCAGAAAGCGCTTGAGATCCTGGGAAGTCTAGAATGATGTTGTTATTTTCCACACGGATCGTACGTTCTGAAACGCCCATTTTATTGATCCGTGTATACAATTCATTCGTTGCTTGTTTTAAATCTTCTGGGTTTGTCACAGGACGATTATTATGATCCCGTAAACCAATGCGCACTGTTTTACCACCGGAAAGATCCAATCCCCATTTCAAGATTTTACGATCGTCCCCTCTAAAATACTTCGCAAAACTGAGTTTGAAGTTTTCTATATAAGGATTTTTTGTTGGAGCTGGAATCAGGTATTTGCGTGTCGCATCAAGATCAACTTGTGCAGCGCTGTAATCTTCGGCCCACTTCAATAAATCTTCTTGGATTCTATCATCAATCTTATTGCGTGTTAAAATTCTCTGTTCCACATCTGTGAAATCTAAAACAGCGAGTTTTTTACTTCCTTTAACACTAAAATCTTCTCGTGTAGCCGTTAACAGAGGTTGGTAGTAACCTTGCAATTCAAAGATAAAATCTTTGCTAAATTCAGGTCCCATTCCGTAGGAAGATCCTGGATAGCCAATGAATCCATTTTTACGTAGCAAATCGTTTAATTCGCTGATGTTATTCATAAGCAATTCGCTATCCGCAGATTTTGGATTGTCTCGATATTTTTGAATGATTGTATCCAAACCTTTGGCAATCACATATACGGATCCATTGTTGAATCCTTGAGGAGGAGCTTCTGCATACATAGCAGGCGCATAGATCACAAGTCCTAGCTTTTGATCTTGAGCTGGAAGCTTTTTGTAAGCATCATAAAGATTCACCGGATAGTTTTCTTTCACAAGATCAGCATGCTGAGGAACCCAGGTTTGGTTCAACTGTTGGACCACCTGATGGATTTGCTTGTTTGCTAAAGAACCCAAGTCAAATGTCAAGAAACTTTGTGCATTCGTCAACTGGTTCAAGTTCACAGAAAAAGTTTCCCCATCGGGAGAAATGGTTTCATCTGTCAAACGAGAAACAAGCGAAACATCATTCACGATGTACTGATTCAGTTTGTTTTTGAGATAAACTAAACTTTCATTCTTTGGATCTGCTTCCCGAATTTTTTGAACATCGTCATAAAATTTGACAGAA
Encoded proteins:
- a CDS encoding protein translocase subunit SecDF, producing MEKQKRWQLYLIIAVIVLTLYNILPTIFYYSKPLSSPIDAPRAHDVAVLIVDRVNALEDQSKDWLMSFSKLLGIKPEYVELKAEDPRLFRVGFKNSQDADLFKRFLPQAGALIGFVPEQLSLYPGASLNGAQEVLVARQIGIHLDPAEVDQLFKFTPKYQEDGTISKSYRDLVYDRTALIAHGFAGPSETGLTVKAIVESPTSPEAEERILALAREIVDIDKSFAKESTIAKRLFASFMQVDGENPKELTQKFLAKVETLKSTTEARREALIQEQKKKTESGEFLGEAKEQELAALGNQKQTLEATSHVLRSRSAEFNASLSPLSLEEIQKTLATTPINPKNSLQSISLQDRNPFVDFLLIDWGSDRVSVKFYDDVQKIREADPKNESLVYLKNKLNQYIVNDVSLVSRLTDETISPDGETFSVNLNQLTNAQSFLTFDLGSLANKQIHQVVQQLNQTWVPQHADLVKENYPVNLYDAYKKLPAQDQKLGLVIYAPAMYAEAPPQGFNNGSVYVIAKGLDTIIQKYRDNPKSADSELLMNNISELNDLLRKNGFIGYPGSSYGMGPEFSKDFIFELQGYYQPLLTATREDFSVKGSKKLAVLDFTDVEQRILTRNKIDDRIQEDLLKWAEDYSAAQVDLDATRKYLIPAPTKNPYIENFKLSFAKYFRGDDRKILKWGLDLSGGKTVRIGLRDHNNRPVTNPEDLKQATNELYTRINKMGVSERTIRVENNNIILDFPGSQALSASELVQASAMYFHIVNEKFTPNNPTLKDSVNQFLQGVWNEAAVTNRKDVQGVNEIAWRHLGGDDQQTYPRSEAARVLYDNGLRIPSPDDATTGNAFNDTLSAVAIMRGDDYSEWEGQSTPLLIVFRNYALEGSSLTNVQVGYDPTQGNILNFAVKGSYDGNKVVGNPRDNFYAWTSQFAEDKILGTPKENYSHGRGWRMAVILNQKVISQPALRAALRDGATISGRFSQREINQLAADLKAGSLSFTPHILSEQNVSAELGTQERARGIGASLVALALVVIAMISYYRFAGLVASCAVLLNILIMWGVLQNLDAALTLPGIAGIVLTIGMAVDANVLVFERVREEFKISGRIASAIQAGYRKAFSAIVDSNVTTIIAALVLIQFDSGPIKGFAVTLIIGILSSMFTALFMTRYFFAGWVKNPNNKSLTMCEFIGKTHFDFIGQAKKAFIISAIVMLVGSYLFISQKNTIFGMDFTGGYSLNVEVQEQAEHPSYRQDVMNSLLAAGASTTDVQVQELSKPNQLRIQMGMGMEEKGHPFYQLPEVSNVEGAPYEYQSNPRIVWLVNALQENGVQIPKDQLESLNRNWTVMSGQLSEAMRDNALIGLAIALACILAYITLRFEFKYAIGAVIALAHDVIITLGIIALFHKLGFPVQIDLEVVGAIMTIIGYSLNDTIIVFDRIREDVKVYRKMSFSEILNHSINVTLSRTIMTSGTTLLVLLALVLLGGPSIFGFSLVMTVGVVVGTLSSLFIAGPVMLYFHNRELAQQQKDQAGYRKV
- a CDS encoding BTB/POZ domain-containing protein, which gives rise to MQPSDFNPVSSSSSSSSSSSISATGKRKETASQVFETSAEKKPRPESPALNERVTAMSSDQEIDPRMTFIQGTAIQSIPVNPLFDAIRRKDTEALINSLAGDGKFLFRNRDTQNKNIFHIAAMSGSVEIFNILYKFASHYVSYDWRSDLLNGQDIFGNTPLSFANLLSSRLTYCFLQSGANPEIMNGRGVSVLSRNSELGHALFYYHLYAISNNENNYWIISQHMGQLSQRLLASPQSSPALRSLAYIWNMHGQYGLGALHSLFSPVLIVCSDGLVKIPQIFVDVLKMKSQKFRDACDDKEVLESGIVKGHGAGNNREPIVFDKIDTESFEMLLEILFAPKANSRLMIHQLVHKMVNGVFIDLLFDEQLIRDQEGKNILHRFVIAKNLNGFLKILEHINRADPQDFFGKCRRAALNIFDHSEKTPLHYAENDPAFVVPLLKAGADPRYKMTNSSLLQVAGDQYNFIFLSMYYKHLLESKDDFLDEMEVYVNNILADLRESPEETVPPAILCLAWIWEAFKDKHNGLRTLFQDVTIGCNDGEAVIPKIFVEVLKHKSPAFLKSFGEGYPLSDIDLESFKKVIESLFSGKTFVALNSHLMLKQLGSPPILYELLMDELLQFEKADNGRNIFHVAAINNDVRACKSFLGCLENPTTFFHERRLKALNKPDVHGLRPLEYAMKSSDQLAALYISIGADTYKGRNVELNKNILAICRNYIQLSKQEKKQTRETLIEILESIAKAPEKYSPGHAGMANAWMKLSGDPKNAAKTLFANYTFSCTDGPFVIPKIIVEALREKSPYFRGLLEGNFKENVHPDSISLSCMKVQNFEMIIKLLFAEDNCFREFDNALEIISIIDYLQLRELIKGSCSFLKMACEEYFSSDELTKPEAFANIAEIHRFADALQLDQIKAVILEFIEKRSNCSLLNKHFKEDFSRFQSSIELMREVPIRNLDFSGGYLTDNVLEELNKIPTLSELNFVDCEIQLSNSAIEKLRTGELLPNLKIFSFVSLQHLEIFDQLMSIQRFRFQVGDHLNLSMVKINFKHGHTEELIHSLARYLDHPALTHLDFDEGLLTTRKFRAICKIKALKNLTFYGTSVKLDSSFLNLLRLQEIPNGLNKLEFIDCFISAQTLRELKKIEHFKIIITNPKRPKNK
- a CDS encoding ankyrin repeat domain-containing protein is translated as MDCTRNNLYDNDYSTWHCNLNLYPEQRGVKRKTPELPEKKCVQQHIFGYSMSELEKERVGIDPSISVLNNLTKGINGLLSITQRISSICPFCTHPKGFLALIEAIKSRNLSLLYEILSDSTILITEQDKEGRNIFHHAALIGDFQFCQILFMQVVDLCFFTSLADALNTPDSFGFTPFRYAFENSASFARLFYVAGVNPSIKDYSNCSVEELAKSRNDFLFFYYLYEKNGQLAQIAETFSTMCEQILRYPNRHLPSKMCAALIWDKSIKTKENVHQLLLKKIVVKCPDGSISIPMLFVKVFQEKSALFRKLGSNEEEMILDQIDLQGFLTVLEALFAGDKDIRPLLPEIRKTASFSGFLDLLVDESLALERGPSHQNLLQRAIHTRNFSEFKMILDCMKQVDKTSLFSAFRNRILNECDHQGNTLLHRTGGNLWYFSLELLKAGANPFIKNSQGFTFVDMIKAQNHLLFLYDYHYVAQKEKLGTRINVYATLSEIFDRILKHSVEYTPALVCAAKVWEECRHLKHDAVHFIFNNVTVRCADGPMRIPRLFLNVLKEKSNLVKAFYKSEKNELILGSVTRHAFEGMLRLIFSSFDHFHAAQSALLNVERDMISLPLYYQLLLDEILLMEKALGHRNRFHWAAIDKNFYVCLLLLECVCIDERSFFSKDRWHALTAKDDFGLTPLDYISQHFNALEPAILQTEVVLRLKEHIKLFGKLE